The segment CGCCGTGATGTCGATGTGCTTCACGGTTCGCTGCAGCAGCTCGGCCTTGTTTTGCCGGTTGATCTCCATAGGCGCGTTTCCTGCGACGGCTGAGCGACCTCACGCCACCTTTTGCGGCGCGTCGTAGATGTTGTGCTCGGGATAGCGCGTGCCGCGCCTGACCACGTTGATCTCGAGGTCCTGAAGCTCAAAGGCGTCCGCGAAGTACGCGCAGATCCGCTCCGTATCCAGGCTGTTCTGGCAGGTGTACACGTCGGCGCTGACGAAGCCCCGCAAGGGGAAGGTGTGGATGCTGATGTGGCTCTCGGCGATCAGCACGAAGCCGCTGACCCCGCCCGGATCCTTGTGGCTGTGGTGCTCCAGCTCCACCAGAAAGGGCTCGGCCAGCTTGTGCATGCCGAGCCGCTCGGGCAGCTCGCTCAGGCACGCCAGGACGTGATTCCCATCCGCCAGGAGGCGCTGAGATCCGCCATAGCCGTCCAGGGTTAGATGGACACCGAACCCAGGCGCGGCTGCGGTTTCGGGGAGGTGCACGATGGTCGTCGTCCGCTTCGGCTCAAG is part of the Herpetosiphonaceae bacterium genome and harbors:
- the speD gene encoding adenosylmethionine decarboxylase, producing the protein MISAGVSSSDLLEPKRTTTIVHLPETAAAPGFGVHLTLDGYGGSQRLLADGNHVLACLSELPERLGMHKLAEPFLVELEHHSHKDPGGVSGFVLIAESHISIHTFPLRGFVSADVYTCQNSLDTERICAYFADAFELQDLEINVVRRGTRYPEHNIYDAPQKVA